In a genomic window of Xylophilus rhododendri:
- a CDS encoding protein kinase, translated as MEAQDTTHARLLAGELKGLKRLDLSCGLTGFPPEIFELADSLEVLNLSGNQLSELPHDLHRLHRLQVLFCSGNRFTELPTALGACTSLETVGFKSNSIRQVDARALPASLRWLILTDNRIEELPAELGQRPRLQKLMLAGNRLRALPPSLAHCLQLELIRIAANPLESLPDWLTALPRLAWIACAGTPCAPDLGSPALPEIAWDRLTLEAVLGEGASGVIHQAQQRHGDGPRPVAVKIFKGAVTSDGWPADEMAACMAAGLHPQLVGAQGRIAGHPQRRQGLVMPLVDSSFQVLAGPPSLASCTRDVYPERAAFSPATALRIALDIARAVAHLHQRGILHGDLYAHNILVGPEGAALLGDFGAASRFSTEAGATRSTTLQRLEARAFGCLLEELCQRCDAPATDPALQTLVALRDRCLHEQVDTRPSFAELVQTLAVASQALSAGGSARGQARTVQRELQPETGAGRR; from the coding sequence ATGGAAGCACAAGACACCACCCACGCCCGCCTGCTGGCGGGTGAACTCAAAGGCCTGAAGCGCCTCGACCTGTCCTGCGGACTGACAGGTTTCCCTCCCGAGATCTTCGAACTCGCCGACTCGCTGGAGGTGCTCAACCTCTCCGGCAACCAGTTGAGCGAACTGCCGCACGACCTGCACCGGCTGCACCGCCTCCAGGTCCTGTTCTGCTCCGGGAACCGCTTCACCGAACTGCCGACCGCCCTGGGCGCCTGCACCAGCCTGGAGACCGTGGGGTTCAAGTCCAACAGCATCCGGCAGGTCGATGCCCGCGCCCTGCCCGCCTCGCTGCGCTGGCTGATCCTCACCGACAACCGGATCGAAGAACTGCCCGCCGAGCTGGGCCAGCGCCCCCGCCTGCAGAAACTGATGCTGGCCGGCAACCGGCTGCGCGCCCTGCCGCCCAGCCTGGCGCACTGCCTGCAGCTGGAGCTGATCCGCATCGCCGCCAACCCGCTCGAAAGCCTGCCCGACTGGCTGACCGCCCTGCCCCGCCTCGCCTGGATCGCCTGCGCCGGCACGCCCTGCGCACCGGACCTCGGCAGCCCGGCTCTGCCGGAGATCGCCTGGGACCGGCTGACGCTTGAAGCCGTCCTGGGCGAAGGCGCCTCCGGCGTGATCCACCAGGCGCAGCAGCGGCATGGCGATGGCCCGCGTCCGGTGGCGGTGAAGATCTTCAAGGGCGCCGTGACCAGCGACGGCTGGCCCGCGGACGAAATGGCCGCCTGCATGGCAGCCGGCCTGCATCCGCAGCTGGTGGGTGCGCAGGGCCGCATCGCCGGCCATCCGCAACGGCGCCAGGGCCTGGTGATGCCCCTGGTGGACAGCAGCTTTCAGGTCCTCGCCGGCCCGCCCAGCCTGGCCTCCTGCACCCGCGACGTCTACCCGGAGCGGGCGGCCTTCAGCCCGGCGACCGCCCTGCGCATCGCCCTGGACATCGCCCGCGCCGTCGCCCATCTGCACCAGCGCGGCATTCTTCACGGCGACCTGTACGCCCACAACATCCTGGTCGGCCCCGAAGGCGCGGCCCTGCTGGGCGACTTCGGCGCGGCATCGCGCTTTTCCACCGAAGCGGGGGCGACGCGCAGCACGACCCTGCAAAGACTGGAGGCCCGCGCCTTCGGCTGCCTGCTGGAAGAGCTGTGCCAGCGCTGCGACGCCCCCGCCACGGATCCAGCCCTGCAGACCCTGGTCGCCTTGCGCGATCGCTGCCTGCATGAGCAGGTGGACACCCGGCCGTCCTTTGCTGAACTTGTCCAGACACTGGCCGTGGCCAGCCAGGCCCTGAGCGCAGGCGGCTCAGCCCGCGGCCAGGCTCGAACCGTCCAGCGCGAACTCCAGCCGGAAACGGGTGCCGGCCGTCGCTGA
- a CDS encoding acyltransferase family protein has product MVVVMHTTGALAARGVGFEYGFGSFGVDIFFVISGFVMAITTASADKSKTQLAAAAKFLWHRFRRIVPIYWFFLTLKIVLVIFFPILVSRTTLNFFHIVSSYLFFPTMSPWGLIEPVLPVGWSLNFEMLFYVVFAVAILLALPPVLLSSAVFFAIIIAADFFPSVHLLRFFSQNIVFEFILGILVARLWQRGWRLSPFFGILALIPALAALAGLLSWEGRDRLLTYGVAAAMLVFSTVSFEGKIRQFRWLGVMKRLGDSSYSLYLSHAFTVPLIVVLSYRVLPFYLTVLIAAGVSSLVGYATYVVVEVRLIKMLGGRVAGYEHFGLGATRDK; this is encoded by the coding sequence ATGGTGGTCGTGATGCATACAACTGGTGCTTTGGCGGCGCGGGGCGTTGGTTTTGAGTACGGCTTTGGTTCTTTCGGCGTAGATATATTTTTCGTTATTAGTGGGTTTGTCATGGCAATAACCACGGCCTCGGCTGATAAGAGCAAAACACAGCTCGCAGCTGCGGCGAAATTCCTATGGCATAGGTTCAGGCGGATCGTGCCAATTTATTGGTTTTTTTTGACTTTAAAAATCGTCCTTGTTATTTTTTTTCCTATTTTGGTTTCGCGAACGACGCTGAATTTTTTTCATATTGTGTCATCGTATTTATTCTTTCCGACCATGAGTCCGTGGGGGCTGATCGAACCGGTTTTGCCTGTCGGCTGGTCATTGAACTTTGAGATGTTGTTTTATGTCGTCTTTGCTGTCGCTATATTGTTGGCTTTGCCCCCGGTACTGCTAAGTTCAGCAGTTTTTTTTGCCATTATCATTGCCGCTGATTTTTTTCCCTCAGTGCATCTGCTTAGATTTTTTTCGCAAAATATCGTATTTGAATTCATTCTGGGCATATTGGTTGCTCGGTTGTGGCAGCGTGGTTGGCGGTTATCCCCTTTCTTTGGGATTTTGGCGCTAATACCTGCATTGGCCGCGTTGGCTGGCCTACTTTCTTGGGAGGGGCGCGACCGTCTGCTTACATATGGTGTGGCCGCAGCAATGTTGGTTTTTTCTACGGTCAGCTTTGAGGGGAAAATTAGGCAATTTAGATGGTTGGGAGTGATGAAGCGCTTGGGTGATTCATCATATTCTCTATACCTTTCTCATGCGTTTACTGTTCCATTGATTGTCGTGCTTTCGTATCGTGTGCTTCCTTTTTATTTGACGGTATTAATTGCTGCTGGCGTATCGAGCCTCGTTGGGTACGCAACTTATGTTGTTGTAGAGGTTCGGCTTATAAAAATGCTTGGAGGGCGTGTGGCTGGTTATGAGCATTTCGGACTTGGGGCAACAAGAGACAAGTGA
- a CDS encoding GAF domain-containing sensor histidine kinase, translated as MEIQLNQDADRSLATITGIKVINPILEIVRAQTGMRFAAIAWVTATRWRACAVLDGAGLGVRVGDELDVDTTICKDVLSTRQMVAFDDALADPFYSTHHTPRLYGFRAYVSVPIILADGTHFGNLCALDPEPRDATSERARAVLQSTAEILARLIDEEEAISRTRLALVQERDMAGARERFLAVVAHDLRNPLFTMHTAAELMLRGAEPAAAKLGARLKSSAARMTRLIDDLVDFSRGRAGAAMTVTQALHTDLAEFLEAVVDEARDGHPDRVIESSLDYPAAVRCDPDRLQQLLSNLLGNAIAYGDARSPIAVQGFVEDGRVVLEVRNWGAVIAPEVLERVFDAFYRGSTAGDSSMGLGLNICLQIAQAHGGRLSASSSATAGTRFRLEFALDGSSLAAG; from the coding sequence ATGGAAATACAGCTGAACCAAGACGCGGACCGCAGCCTGGCGACCATCACCGGCATCAAGGTCATCAACCCCATCCTCGAAATCGTGCGGGCCCAGACCGGCATGCGTTTCGCCGCGATCGCCTGGGTCACGGCGACGCGCTGGCGTGCCTGCGCGGTGCTCGACGGGGCGGGGCTCGGTGTGCGTGTGGGCGATGAGCTCGATGTGGACACCACCATCTGCAAGGATGTGCTGTCCACGCGCCAGATGGTCGCTTTCGACGACGCCCTGGCGGACCCGTTTTATTCGACGCACCACACGCCGCGCCTCTATGGCTTTCGGGCCTATGTGTCGGTGCCGATCATCCTGGCCGACGGTACGCATTTCGGCAATCTGTGCGCGCTCGATCCCGAGCCGCGCGACGCCACCAGCGAGCGGGCCCGGGCGGTGCTTCAGTCCACCGCCGAAATCCTGGCGCGGCTGATCGACGAGGAGGAGGCCATTTCCCGCACCCGGCTGGCCCTGGTGCAGGAGCGCGACATGGCCGGCGCGCGCGAGCGTTTTCTGGCGGTGGTCGCGCACGACCTGCGCAATCCGCTGTTCACCATGCACACCGCGGCCGAACTGATGCTGCGCGGCGCGGAGCCGGCTGCCGCCAAGCTGGGCGCGCGGCTCAAGTCCAGCGCCGCGCGCATGACGCGGCTGATCGACGACCTGGTGGATTTCTCCCGGGGCCGGGCGGGTGCGGCGATGACGGTGACGCAGGCCCTGCACACCGATCTGGCCGAGTTCCTGGAGGCGGTGGTGGACGAGGCGCGCGATGGCCATCCCGACCGCGTGATCGAGTCCTCGCTGGACTATCCGGCCGCCGTGCGCTGCGATCCCGACCGGCTGCAGCAGCTGCTCTCGAATCTGCTGGGCAATGCGATCGCCTACGGGGATGCCCGCTCGCCGATTGCCGTGCAGGGCTTCGTGGAGGATGGCCGGGTGGTGCTGGAGGTGCGCAACTGGGGCGCCGTGATCGCGCCCGAGGTGCTGGAGCGGGTGTTCGACGCCTTCTACCGGGGTTCGACTGCGGGCGACAGCAGCATGGGCCTGGGGCTGAACATCTGCCTGCAGATCGCGCAGGCCCATGGCGGACGGCTGTCGGCTTCCTCTTCAGCGACGGCCGGCACCCGTTTCCGGCTGGAGTTCGCGCTGGACGGTTCGAGCCTGGCCGCGGGCTGA
- a CDS encoding O-antigen ligase family protein, translated as MEIIIWAVLGLLAALAAFGVIFTGIIGIQFSRNLKEGLLPYFFYPALFSSGLMVLLSSRTFSVDGGTNEALVNSSAAAAVWAIRLNSIFTLIAVADQVVRYFATRPKIDAPRALLFLAFCLFWVTNVPIAAYFASHQVAPELQWVYGPALIFGLLCLSREGAHETIKSSRNAIILYCAAGLVLIFIMPDKVLDRQYAQGYVPGLPRFSGLAPHAITLGLTASIALWCLITEPLKTKWINRSAWAICLLTLFLAQSKTVWMAFLVGAPILKYYQNGLPKLTARGIGRLNVLYFIVPAGMIGVSCIVAAYFLFGNGADRLQDFLQTKQGAQILTGTGRDLIWEIALREWHASPIFGYGLNLFDFDYRTQIHMSNATSGHNQFIDALGRTGIVGCIGFSIYLFSLLFFGFRYASQSSGLTLVVSLLILVRSITEVAISPAGIGITETASYVLIAALAACFTKAQVVNTRKFRTVSMPNQIFNKTA; from the coding sequence ATGGAAATCATCATTTGGGCTGTATTAGGGCTGCTAGCCGCTCTAGCAGCATTCGGCGTTATTTTCACCGGAATAATCGGCATTCAATTTTCGCGAAATCTAAAAGAGGGTTTGCTCCCTTATTTTTTCTATCCAGCTTTGTTTAGCAGCGGATTAATGGTTTTATTATCCTCACGAACTTTCTCAGTTGATGGGGGAACAAATGAAGCGCTGGTCAACTCATCCGCCGCCGCAGCTGTATGGGCAATTCGTCTCAACTCGATTTTCACGCTAATTGCGGTCGCCGATCAGGTCGTGCGTTACTTCGCAACAAGACCTAAAATAGATGCCCCAAGAGCCCTTCTTTTTCTTGCATTCTGCTTGTTCTGGGTTACAAATGTTCCAATAGCGGCTTATTTCGCCTCCCACCAAGTTGCGCCCGAGCTTCAATGGGTTTATGGGCCCGCCCTCATTTTTGGATTACTATGCCTTTCGAGAGAAGGTGCACACGAAACAATCAAGTCGTCCAGGAATGCTATTATTCTGTATTGCGCCGCCGGATTGGTTCTGATATTTATAATGCCGGACAAGGTGCTTGATCGCCAATATGCTCAAGGTTACGTTCCAGGTTTACCCCGATTCTCAGGCCTTGCTCCGCACGCCATTACATTGGGATTAACCGCAAGTATCGCGCTTTGGTGCCTGATTACTGAGCCGCTTAAAACCAAATGGATCAACAGATCAGCGTGGGCCATCTGCTTGCTTACGCTTTTTTTGGCGCAATCGAAGACGGTCTGGATGGCGTTTTTAGTTGGCGCACCAATTCTTAAATATTATCAAAATGGCTTGCCGAAGTTGACTGCGAGAGGAATTGGGCGGTTGAACGTCCTTTATTTTATTGTGCCCGCAGGAATGATCGGGGTTTCCTGCATTGTTGCAGCATATTTTCTTTTCGGCAACGGCGCAGATCGTCTTCAGGACTTCCTGCAAACGAAACAGGGCGCTCAGATCTTAACGGGCACTGGCCGAGATCTTATTTGGGAAATCGCGCTTCGCGAATGGCACGCGTCGCCGATATTCGGTTATGGATTAAATTTATTCGATTTTGATTACCGCACACAAATTCATATGTCTAACGCCACCTCCGGGCACAATCAGTTCATCGACGCCCTTGGCCGCACGGGAATCGTTGGCTGCATAGGTTTTTCGATTTACTTGTTCTCTTTGCTTTTCTTTGGGTTTCGATATGCCTCACAAAGCTCTGGACTAACTTTGGTTGTAAGCTTGCTTATTCTCGTGAGGTCGATCACAGAGGTTGCTATTTCGCCGGCTGGAATCGGCATTACCGAAACAGCCAGCTACGTTTTGATAGCCGCACTGGCGGCTTGCTTTACGAAAGCGCAGGTCGTCAACACAAGGAAATTCCGAACAGTGTCGATGCCCAATCAGATTTTCAACAAGACCGCGTAG